Within Microterricola gilva, the genomic segment GCTTCTTCAACCACATCCCGTTCCCGCCATACGGCATCTACTCGCAGCTGCCGTGGCGCAAGCAGATCATCGAGGGCCTGCTCGGCGCCGATGTCATCGGCTTCCAGCGGGTGGCGGATGCCGGCAACTTCACCCGCGCGGTGCGCCGCCTCTTCGGCTACACCACCCGGCACACCGTCGTCGAGGTGCCGACGCAGAACGGCGAGCTCCGCCGCGTCGTCGCCACCAACTTCCCGATCTCGATCGACGTCGCCGGCTTCGAGGAGATGGCGGGACGGCCGGAGATCCAGGCCAGGGCGCGTGAGATCAGGGCCGGGCTCGGCAACCCGGAGACCGTGATGCTCGGCGTGGACAGGCTCGACTACACGAAGGGCATCGCGCACCGGCTGAAGGCGTACGGCGAGCTCCTCGCGCAGGGCAGGCTCGACATTGAGAACACCGTGCTCGTGCAGGTCGCGAGCCCGAGCCGGGAACGTGTCGCGACCTATATGACGTTGCGTGACGAGATCGAACTGCAAGTCGGCCGGCTGAACGGAGACCACAGCTCGATCAGTCACACGGCCATCGCCTATCTGCACCAGGCGTACCCGCGCGAGGAGATGGTCGCCCTCTATCTGGCGGCCGATGTGATGCTGGTCACCGCCCTCCGTGACGGCATGAACCTCGTCGCCAAGGAGTACGTCGCCTGCCGCGTCAACAACGACGGCGTGCTCGTGCTCAGCGAATTCGCCGGGGCATCCGATGAACTCAAGCAGGCACTGCTGATCAACCCGCACGACATCGAGGGCCTGAAGGATGCCATCGAGACCGCCGTGCGGATGCCGGCCAAGCAGCGTCGCAAGCGCATGAAGACGCTGCGCAAACGGCTGCGCCAGAACAGCGTCTCCGACTGGGCGAAGGCGTTCCTCGACGACCTCACCGGTCGTGCCGCCGTCGAGCCGGGCGTGCCAGACACCCTGATCACCAAGCTGCGCGAGGTGGCTGCGAGCGAGCGGCTGCTCGTCGCGCTCGACTTCGACGGCACGCTGGCCCCGCACGTCGACCGGCCGGAGGACGCGAGGGCTCTGGAGAGTGCCCGCACCGCCGTGATGCGGCTCGTGGCGCTGCCGGAGACCCGCGTCGCCTTCGTCTCCGGTCGTGCCCTGGTCAGCCTCGAGCAGGTG encodes:
- a CDS encoding bifunctional alpha,alpha-trehalose-phosphate synthase (UDP-forming)/trehalose-phosphatase — translated: MRARCEHRSCRNGFIISAPASPAPAHTVAYGDYGLVVVSNRLPVDFVVDADGNEGWRSSPGGLVTALEPVMREADGAWVGWAGVADREFEPFENDGISIVPVPLSNEELERYYEGFSNDTLWPLYHDVIAPPSYHREWWESYVIVNRRFAAAAAMVAARGATVWVHDYQLQLVPAMLRGLRPDLVIGFFNHIPFPPYGIYSQLPWRKQIIEGLLGADVIGFQRVADAGNFTRAVRRLFGYTTRHTVVEVPTQNGELRRVVATNFPISIDVAGFEEMAGRPEIQARAREIRAGLGNPETVMLGVDRLDYTKGIAHRLKAYGELLAQGRLDIENTVLVQVASPSRERVATYMTLRDEIELQVGRLNGDHSSISHTAIAYLHQAYPREEMVALYLAADVMLVTALRDGMNLVAKEYVACRVNNDGVLVLSEFAGASDELKQALLINPHDIEGLKDAIETAVRMPAKQRRKRMKTLRKRLRQNSVSDWAKAFLDDLTGRAAVEPGVPDTLITKLREVAASERLLVALDFDGTLAPHVDRPEDARALESARTAVMRLVALPETRVAFVSGRALVSLEQVAEPPESVLLTGSHGIEMKLDQPEISLNLLSEEIAQLASLAEILDGIASKAEGAWVERKPAGFALHTRLVPAPTGLALQRTARASVQGILPSLSVLEGKNVLEFSVRSGNKGDALQQLRAYTQATSVFYAGDDVTDEHAFAVQGAGDLSLKIGQGFTVAGNRVRGPEELAEVLALLADFRAAQAGALDRARS